The Vanessa tameamea isolate UH-Manoa-2023 chromosome 20, ilVanTame1 primary haplotype, whole genome shotgun sequence nucleotide sequence tcacatcatattagttataatattaaaagtctaTCGCCTTATACTATATCTAAAATAAGAGCTTAACaggtaaacaatataatattaataatattataatagaatgattaattttggaaaattgcgtgatattttaaactaattttataaatgttttgtggtttgattgattgatagataattaaaacaatCTACCCATATTaattgcatgtacaataatataattgatattttattttatcgtaataaattacaaatatattaaagaggttaaaataataatttagtaagctttttaaaatgtattccacTCTGCTGAAAAATCATATGTCTTTAtttctgttaatatttatttaaatttagcgattaatgtattcaaatatatttaagaaatatatcttatatatggaagacacaaataaatatgttatacatcatttaaaatacatattgcaAAAAACATGGAAGAAGAAGAAAGAACGCCACTGGCATTTACCCGCtgaatcgtaattccgatcATCtgggcgaaaaaaaaaatagtcaagaTTAAGTATACATGAGCTTGGAGTCAGTATATATACaggatatttgtatttaattatatataataatttaaaaaaaaaatacatttatgagaTTGATGAAAAATAGTAGCAATTTAATTTCTCGCCGGTTCTCAAAAGAACATTCTGAACCGCTTCAGTTTCTCTCTTAAAATGAGTGAAAATGGGatcaaataaaagtattcaCCCCATGTTGCTTGTGTTCCTTATGCTGTAGTAAGGAGTGTatattgacatatatttaaaaaacaacgaTATTTGTCACATGCGTATCCACCAAAcagcattgaagcagcgtggtgatAGAGACTCCAACTTTCTAAAGGATCTTGATGTTAAGCTTTTAAGGACGGAAAGTTAACTAAAGAAGTTATTGTATTAATGACGCCTTTATCTATATAAGCGTGATTTAAAATGGTTTTACTAGAATATAAGAAATGGCAGAgttgcaattttattaaaggaaATGCTGAGGAAGTACTCAGGCTATGTATGCTGTCAAAgggacatatatatttttaaataaaccccCATctgttcatttcattttaataaggaAATTCCGACACGAAGGGTTTGTTAAAGGATTACGTATGACTAAAAAACCTCATGAACTAATTACGTAACGTGGGCGAAAAAAAAAgctcacataaaaatattggaatataGTACAAAATCGGTATTTAGTATCGTAATAACTACAGCACCGCTGTATTTtagtgtgcttaatttgtgtttataattcatctcgagcttgGCAGTTAAGGAAAACATGTGAATCCATCAACCCGCACTGGACCAGCGTGGTGAAGCAGATTCCGAACCTTCTCAAAAGGTGTggaggcctttgcccaacagtgggacatttacaggctgttgctttacaaatatatttcatcttATATATAGGATGAACGAGAAATATATTTAGtctaatacgaaaaatataatttcaatagtaATTGTACGTAAGGTTAATGAACTTGTAGTTCCAAACTTGATATTTCGACGGAAACAAAACATggaacagataaaataaaaattagtaaaatcaattatCTATGGTTTCTGAGAAGGGAAAAATACCATTCTATTATACATATCTCAAATctcataatattgaaatattggtGAAGCTTAAAATATAACGCGAATGAACAGGTCAATGGACTTTGGATTACAAAAGTCTTGTTGTCTTTCgaaatgatatataaacatatttatttcatttaaatataagtattttatttgtttgtggtTATTGTAcagattaaatacatttttggatCATGGCCAATGAAAAATGGATAATCTTCTTTAGCGGATTCACATTTTTCAgatgaaaattttattcttatgacatcgtgaaaaatatttttgagatatAAACAATGTCTATTTAATTACattccttaaatattatttgacatttattatgTCATATTGATGTACGATCAATGAGTCTTAttatattactgttttaaaagatGCATATATTACTAAACAGTTTGTTAATAACACGCGATTaaatgtatacttttattttccTAAAAGGCGGGAAGTAAAAGAAACAAGTTGTTTATGTAATTACTAAGAAATAGCCAAAGGCAACCGTCATACTGAAgaaatcgtaaaatataaaatggcaAGTTTCAATTCACTAACGTACTATAATTGCTTTGATAGCTTAGTTTAaatcattgtattaaaaaaaacacttgtttttcttaaataatcaaTCGTTTAAAAGTAACCATAACGTACTATAATTGCTTTGAAAGCTTAGTTTAaatcattgtattaaaaaaaaacacttgtttttattaaataatcaatcgTTTAAAAGTAACCATAACGTTTTTGTGACGATCCGCCCAAGACAAATTGTAGACAAGGCGCCCGTTAATATTGGGGTCGCGACCAAAATACATGGCGGTAGCGAGCAAACGGCAGTAGGCGGCAGGCGGCGCACGCGCCGACCGCGCGCAACAATTCCCGGATTCAAATCCAGTGGCTCATTTACTATCCCTGTGCTATATTTAACTTCTACCAAATAATTTGCATGGTCCATCTCAAAAAGTTGTCATTTCCCTAAGTTACGAGTGACGTGAAACATAACAAAACAGTTAGTGTTGTATCTGGTTAGTGAATTGTATAAATGTGTTCGCAATAACCCAAATATTCATGACGTTACAGTACAGGaagtaaatgtaataatttaccGTTAACGTCGACTCTAGTGAGTATCTCATATCTATTTTTTACTGTACTTGTCAATTTGCCAAATGGCTTTCTAGCTTTCGACGTTATTTATACCGTAACAGTTAAATCGAATAGATTAATGTTAGTTATGTTTAATACAATACCATTGTAAAAACTCCTTTCAGCAAGATGAATACTCCGCCAGCTTTATACGGAGCTATGAATAAAGAACGTAAGCCTTTCACATATACGCCAGGAGGACTGGATCTCTCTGAGATTAAGTCCGAACGGATGGCTAAGCGATTAATGAGAAATGCTATGAGCGAAGGAGTTTCGGAGACGCCAGCTCAAACTCTTAAATCTCCTCCGGTCACTCCTGGTACGATACCGAATTTCAATTGCTTACCGGTGCAAGTTTTTCCTACATTTCAATTACCAGCTAATCCCAAGTCTTTACTGAAAACAAGGAGTATATCGGATGCACCTAAAGTGCTTCCACCAAGTAATATTTCTCCAGTATCTACACTTCCGACTAATAAGTACGGTAATGATTCGTGGCgagaaataaacaaaccttcgtCGGAATTCTCTAATAACAATATAAGCTCTAATTATAAACCGACTGCAGTGCACGATTATAAGAAAACAACTAGTAATCCATCTACGATACTACCAAGTTACGGTAGCTATGATAATACAGATATAACACTGCCTGAAATAAGTTACGATgctaaatattttcaatctgaACCTCAAGGAACAATCAAGGAGATCGGAATAAAAAGCGCTGGTTCTCAAGAAAAGACTCGGCAATATGAAAACTCTCAAGTAtataatccaaatattttactaaagaatGCTactgataatgaaataaatccAGTATCCAGTATCAGTATCCAGTTAACATCTACTCCATTGCAAGATGTAGCGACAAATAATTATGAACAGGTCGATTTAAAATTACTGTGCTCttattatatctgtatttatatgtCTGTTTACATTGTATGCTATACGTATTTACTCTACAATATTAAAGAATTCAAAAGAATGCACTAATACTAATTGTGAGTTTATTAACTTttcttattactttaaataaattctaagcTTTACTATTACTATAACATCTTCAAAATATTGATGTCActaactatttcaatattaggtaatgtttttttttatgtacttgctataattattgtttcttattttcatttaatttctttcAGAAACAAGTGAAGACtgttaaaaaacaaagtaacaCGGACAATGAATCAGATAAAAATGGTGACACTGAAGCAGCAGTTTTTATTAAGCTACCTACCAAAACGTCAGCCGCAAAAACTGAGACTAAAGTTGAAGTTTTAAAGAAAGTTTTACCTGATGGTACAATCGaagaagttaaaaaaacaattacgaaAACTACTAAAGATGGTAAAACAGAAATATCTACTAAAACGGAGACTCGAACAATACCAAAGGAGATCGCTGATGATGTTGTCGAAATCGAAGAAGAAGAAGAggatgaaattgaaaatgttgaGGTAAACGATACTGAAGATATTGTCGAAATTTCAAAAGAAGTCTCTGAAAGTAAAGGAACCGAATACAAAGAAAACGGAGAAGAAGTTGAAGAGCAAAGCGACGATGAATTGATTAGTGAAAAACCAAAGACTGAAGTAAAAGAAAATGGACATGTCATTACAGGTGAAGAAAAATTAGAATCAAGCACAACAAAAAAAGTTGTTGTAATACAATCGACTGGCGAAGAATCTGAGGAAGAAATTGAAGAAGAGGTAGAAGAGGAGGAACAAGAGGAAGATGGAGATGTTGAGGTAGAGGAAGTAGTAATAGTTAAGAAGCCACCAAATAAACAATCTGAAGAAAATGAAGATGAAACTGAAAATGTGGAAAATACTGTCGAAGTAGAAGAAAATGATAAAACGAAGGAAGAAGAGCCTGATCAGCAAGAACAAGAAATAGAACAAGAAGAGGAGATTGAAGAAGAGGAGGAAAATGAGGATATTAAAGAATCGGTTTCTAATGAAGAAGTAGTAAATGTGGAAAAAGAGATTGAAGTTAGTAATGAAGAAGAACAAGACAAAGAGGAAATAGTAAAGGAAAAGGAAATTGAAAATGTCACGAGTGAAGttcatagtttaaaaaaagaaagtaaaaaaGAGGTTGAGGAAAGTTATGAAGACGTTGAAGATCTTGAAACGAAAGTTGAAATCAGGGATAAAACTTCTATTACACCTACAGAAGAAGaaactaaaattgaaataaaaatagagaaaaagcctgaagaagaaaataaaagtaaagaaaagGTTGATACATCACAAGAACCTGTATCCGAAGCAATGACAACAAAAGAAGAGcataaaaaacaagaaattgAAGAAGAAATTcttcataaaacaattaattctgAACCGAAGGTATCATTTAGGGAGCCTTCAATACCTTTTGAAAAAGTAGAAGATATTGAAATCAAGCCTATTGGCCCAGCTCAAGAGATAATCAAAAAATCTCATACAGAAATTATAACAACGACAACAGATATACCAACTGGAGCTTTAAGTACACAGACTGAATATAACAGAATAGAAAATTTTGTGACGGTAAATCGTACAACAAAAACTTTAGATCATGCTTATGAGCAAACGCAGCAAACAATTCCTACGttgaaaacttatttttcaCCGATTACCGATAGAGTATTGGCTACTCCTCAACCAATATCGAAACCATACCAGCCTGTATACACACCAGAGCCCCCAACAGAGAGACGTCATAGCTTACTTCTTGAAAGACTTAGTGTGGATCGTCAAGTTCCTACTTcagatatatatcaaaataattatcaaagtaGTCAGAGCTACGAACAAAATCAATGGTCGGAAGAGCCACAGTCTGAAGTTTTGACAGTAAGCAACGTGAAACCTAGCACGATAACTAAAAACCAACAATGGTATCAACAAAATACAAGAGAAAATGTCATAAGCAATACCGTAACACCAACTCCTGTTCTTCCAAGCCAGATTTGGAATCAACAAAATCAAGTTCCTTCACATAACCAAATACCAACGCAACCGCAACATCAAACATACACACAGCAACAATATACACCTAAACCCGAGTTCCAATCAACTTACGTGGAAAATAATTCTCAAAACATATACAAAAGTAATATCAACAACGCTCAATCTAACATTTATCCAACTTATACTGCAAAACCAAGTTGGGTAAGTAGCACATTCGATACAAAGCCAGTTTCCAATACTGCTTCCAATCAATACTCATCACTACAAAAAGAGTCAACAGAAAGCTACCAAAAGTCCACACAACAATTTAACTCATCCTATGTTCCACCCCCGTGGGAACAGGATTCTAGTTACATCACTGAGAATCAAAGTTACTATCAGCCACCCCCTACGGTATCTTATACTCCTAACATAAACCAAAATAACCAAACCTGGAAACCAAAACCACCACCGGGGAAGTTTTCAAAACCGACACCAACTGCGTACATACCACCAGCTCCAAACCAATCTTTTGTTAAACCTGTGACGGTTGATGATACATCTAAAATTTCTGGACGAAAAACATACTATAGTGAATATGAACGGCGTTATATATCTGTACCGGAATCAACTTACATACCAAACGAAACTAAACTCTCAGCACAGCCTGACCCATCGCctcaatattattatgataataatgaacCAACCGAATTTGTAGAGCCTCAATGGAGAAAGGAATTAAGAGAGTTTACAGAGAAGGCTTCTCAAACGACTACCCAAACTGAAAGTACATCTATAAGACCACCTTGGGAGGAAGATCCTAAGTATGCTGCTTCCAATGAATATCCAGCGACAGTGACACCAAGTTGGACGCAAACGTTAAGGCCACGGTCATGGCGAGAAAGAAGCTATGAGCCAGAATATGTTGGTTCGAAAGAATGGCCAAAAACAAATACTATTGGTCGTGGACGGCCACAAAGTTCGTATGTTAAGAGTAATATCAATACGATACAAGAGAGACCAAGAGGAGTATCGGTTGATCGATACAACCCAAATAATTACCAGTCTCCATTGCCGTCGGAACATCCGCCCGTTCAGAGCCACACGTTGAACCCGACTATTCATCCAAAAACTTATCATAATCCGTCTGTGCCTGCATACCACGGTCGTGCTTCTGCAGAACCTAGGTgagtttttttctataaaatattgttttctgtTACTGTTCTGTTAGATATAGAGATGATAAGTgctaaatttaataatcataagaAAAGATTGAGCTTATTTATCCAATATTCTGTCTACTCAATACAGATAATTTTAACAGTAAATTGCGCTTGCAAATCAGGACAAATTCGTCGACATATTATTGAGCGTATAATTATTTCTTGGCAATGACGGAGAATATCCTGAATAAACATGGATCGGATGAATTTCTGACATTCatcaatctttttattttagttcaaatCTAAGGCTGTTATAGTTGGTACTAGTGCAATTCAATAGTCACAAAATTTcgatttctttattttcaagaATTATTACATActtggaaataattaaaaaatacgggatatttatttttcgtaagCGGATGCTTCTGATTTGCATGTTTCATCATGTAGCTTCAGATCCTCATATGAAACCGAAATAACAAACAGttataaaggaatatttttgttagaactgtatattatgttttgttttattacatttaatgttacatttaaggctatttatataattacagagAGCAAACAACGGCGTACCCAAAACAACGGATGAGAGTAGACACGAGAGCTCCTCCCGTCCAGTCAAGATCGTTTAAATACCTCCAATGGATAACCGGTACCGAGGATTAAGTAACTTAGTCGTTAATATAAAAGTACTGtaattattagatttaatatttgCTAAGTGTATTATCGAATGATCATTAAAATATCGAAAGCGAAATATTGGTCTAAGCTAAGagcacaaaaaataatgtttcatattaagatttttattaattgtttaattattaactacCTTACTTAAAGgttgtttaataaatcatttatctctttctgttatcattgatttgatatatgAAAGGAGAAGACATAAATAGCCCAAAAACAACCTATAAAGGTAAaggtataattattcatttttattattatactttcaaATTCTCAAAGCAAACTTATTTCAGCAATTTTCTTAACGTTCCtatttgttgaattatttatttatgttcataagtttttatcaataatcaaCGTTATTTTACAACTAAAATAGCCATCGATCAtagaatatttgtatgtaacacGCAGTATCATCCTAGATTAAAATCTCTCTAGTCTTAGTTTTAGAAGAATTTATCAAAttggtaaaattaataaaaactgtttttttttgtctttttatacTTACATTTGAAAAAGGAATTTCATTAGCTGTCATACCAAATGTATGCACCTGACATACATATTGGGTTAACCAAATGAGTTTTAAGTGGGTAGAAAAAGGTTGTTCCGCGTATACATTGAACCGCGTAAACATCTAACGTTTCAATTTGCCagcaaattaattttgttaacgcAAAAACTTAAAGCCGTTAAAGCGAAAATTTACGAAAATCTACTGACGTCTGAATTGGTTTGTATTTCTTTGCCAATTGTGAAGCAGTTTTTAAGCTATCGTAAATTTTTCTAACGTATTTTAATGTACAGTGTTACTTtacgttttttttgtaattaaaaagatGTTTAATGTGCTCCCTTGTACATCGATGATTGCTTATTtactttcattatatttaatataattaacataccAAATAAATTGTGccatatttattcttaaacagtTGCATGAATcacgttataataatttatcgttttatttaattgtggaTTATTGttgagttttattaataaaatataaaatatttttcacgtgtattatttaaattctttataattatgctacatatatatttcttctcTTTCTAGTCTTTACTTTGATGGTTTTCTTATTTACTcagtatttttcaattttaattctaGATCCTGAAAGACTTCTCTACCATTTCAGATTTAATTTCTCATGTAAAGAATTGCAAAGTTGAGCTTGGGTCATCAACGTTATGGTTATGACACATGTATGCATAATAAAGCTATGATACACCGAggtcgttattttttttcaggTCCTCATATTTAATGTATCTTGGTTGTTATTTACGAAATATTGTCATTTGGATTTTATGATGTTTGAAATCTTTCGTTTTCGATGATATTACTGCGAGACTAGTCTACAAATTCAAAGTCACTCATCATGCTGTAACGATACTAACCCGGAAAAAGTCAGCAATACCGAATACTGAAGTGGCAATGGGCTTGTCTCGTACGTCAACTGATGGCCGTTGGAGCAAATGACTCCTAGAGTGGAGACCCTCTAGCCAGGCGGAACGATGATTTCAAGAAGGTGGCGGATATAACTGGATGTGGAAGGCGGAGAATCGGGAGAGACCTgttttgtttgtggtgtacaataaagtatatttcatttcatttcaccTATATTCAGCAGTGGATGACGATTGTCTGATAAATGATAATGATGGTTTATCCAAGTTAAATAAACGAAATCATCTATACTGTGTATTATatgactttatttaattataaaattaaatgtgcaTGTCCAATCACCTCGATTGAATTTTGCACTTTAAGCTATTGTTCTTTCTCATGTATTTTCATATAGTTTTATTAGCGTATCTTACTATTTGTCCTGGGATCGGACTCTGGGtcattcaaataaaagtatCCTGACAAGAAGATGGTATTGGTAGGTGGATCGGCAAATGTTCAGGCTACCTGATCATAAATGGTCActactgtccatagacattggaaccacattaaattttaataatttctttcatAACCAATGTGcaatcaaccttggaaactgagataaATAATCTGAATAATGTCTATTTTACTTttacgtgttttatttattttattttaatagtaaagttATCTTGTTGTATTAATTTGCCTAAAAGTTAACTAATAATATGCTCAAGaaagtctttaaataaaatatataaatatgttattttaagcaATCGGTTTGTGAATCAAACATGAACTGAAAAGACAGTGAAAAATGcattagtattttatatctaaaatatattgttacctAAAAATTTATATGACAATTGTTCGAATAGATTTTGGTCGAATGAAAGTTCCTGCATTCGTCTTTAGAAAACTTTCGGGTCTCCGGTATATTTTATCGGAAATAAATGTAGGGGCTTGAGCTGTCAAAACTTACGTTATGAGGTAGTCGTGTCCATTCCGAGTTGCTTTATTCGAGATATATTTTGCAGTAGTTGAATTGTTGAAAttttactaaagttttttttataataaactcatAGCCAGggtaattttatcataatataatttactaataattgaTCCTGGGTCGGTGATGTATGAcacattctaccgctaaacagcatgtatatgagtgagccagtgtaatttcaaATACAAGGTAACTTTTGAAGGATCACGTGTGTAAAACCGTGTGTATCACctattgaagcagcgtggtggaataggctccAAAAAAAGAAGAAGAGGCATTATCTCACTAATGAAATTatcccgatccccctcccccccaaaacataatggttgtgcagaatttggttttattatcccaggagggtaccatcagcgactgcggtggagaatccctctctgggcatccatgctgaggacgtacaccacctgagcaggaatgcccaggctgccctccgaatccTCGGGGGCAATTtagcgctcgccactgttcggtactccttcctgaaaggcccgcaacgcacctgcaagccccccggtgttgcagatgtccatgggcggtggtagtcactttccatcaggtgagcctcctgctcgtttgccacctataacataaaaaaaaacttcactaTAGTTTACAGGAAACGTTGAATCCACTATATGATTTAATTactatgtatactaatattataaatttgaatctgTCAGTATGTTACGATTTCACGGTCAATCAAGTAAGCTTGAACCATcaggaaagacataggctacctgacgaccaacccgtAAATCATGAGTGAACCCGCGGTCGAaaagtagtttttaataatagtatatattgttTCCGGATATACTGACTTTATATCAGAATAGGTCGTTTAaaagatatttcaatattttacatgATTTCTTTTCTACGTTATTAccttatatgatattttattcatatgacgaattatcaaatttaaatcaaatgctTAATAGAAAATTTAGTAAAGCAACCTTCCTTAACGTGTCCACCCAAATAATTCTTCCTACGttgctaaaataaaacaaaaattttgcaagcgcaatataaaatacctaacaTTTTTAAATCCTTTTAGTTAAATCAAATGCAAGGCTGTGGTCACGTACCGGCGCAAATAAGGATATACGCCATCTCCCCGTTCCTCCTACACCGTAAAAACCTCTTTTTACAGTCGTGTTACAACGAAACGCTCTCGTGGCTCC carries:
- the LOC113392879 gene encoding FK506-binding protein 5-like isoform X1 codes for the protein MNTPPALYGAMNKERKPFTYTPGGLDLSEIKSERMAKRLMRNAMSEGVSETPAQTLKSPPVTPGTIPNFNCLPVQVFPTFQLPANPKSLLKTRSISDAPKVLPPSNISPVSTLPTNKYGNDSWREINKPSSEFSNNNISSNYKPTAVHDYKKTTSNPSTILPSYGSYDNTDITLPEISYDAKYFQSEPQGTIKEIGIKSAGSQEKTRQYENSQVYNPNILLKNATDNEINPVSSISIQLTSTPLQDVATNNYEQKQVKTVKKQSNTDNESDKNGDTEAAVFIKLPTKTSAAKTETKVEVLKKVLPDGTIEEVKKTITKTTKDGKTEISTKTETRTIPKEIADDVVEIEEEEEDEIENVEVNDTEDIVEISKEVSESKGTEYKENGEEVEEQSDDELISEKPKTEVKENGHVITGEEKLESSTTKKVVVIQSTGEESEEEIEEEVEEEEQEEDGDVEVEEVVIVKKPPNKQSEENEDETENVENTVEVEENDKTKEEEPDQQEQEIEQEEEIEEEEENEDIKESVSNEEVVNVEKEIEVSNEEEQDKEEIVKEKEIENVTSEVHSLKKESKKEVEESYEDVEDLETKVEIRDKTSITPTEEETKIEIKIEKKPEEENKSKEKVDTSQEPVSEAMTTKEEHKKQEIEEEILHKTINSEPKVSFREPSIPFEKVEDIEIKPIGPAQEIIKKSHTEIITTTTDIPTGALSTQTEYNRIENFVTVNRTTKTLDHAYEQTQQTIPTLKTYFSPITDRVLATPQPISKPYQPVYTPEPPTERRHSLLLERLSVDRQVPTSDIYQNNYQSSQSYEQNQWSEEPQSEVLTVSNVKPSTITKNQQWYQQNTRENVISNTVTPTPVLPSQIWNQQNQVPSHNQIPTQPQHQTYTQQQYTPKPEFQSTYVENNSQNIYKSNINNAQSNIYPTYTAKPSWVSSTFDTKPVSNTASNQYSSLQKESTESYQKSTQQFNSSYVPPPWEQDSSYITENQSYYQPPPTVSYTPNINQNNQTWKPKPPPGKFSKPTPTAYIPPAPNQSFVKPVTVDDTSKISGRKTYYSEYERRYISVPESTYIPNETKLSAQPDPSPQYYYDNNEPTEFVEPQWRKELREFTEKASQTTTQTESTSIRPPWEEDPKYAASNEYPATVTPSWTQTLRPRSWRERSYEPEYVGSKEWPKTNTIGRGRPQSSYVKSNINTIQERPRGVSVDRYNPNNYQSPLPSEHPPVQSHTLNPTIHPKTYHNPSVPAYHGRASAEPREQTTAYPKQRMRVDTRAPPVQSRSFKYLQWITGTED
- the LOC113392879 gene encoding uncharacterized protein LOC113392879 isoform X2, with the protein product MSSEEESIKKEVTKQVKTVKKQSNTDNESDKNGDTEAAVFIKLPTKTSAAKTETKVEVLKKVLPDGTIEEVKKTITKTTKDGKTEISTKTETRTIPKEIADDVVEIEEEEEDEIENVEVNDTEDIVEISKEVSESKGTEYKENGEEVEEQSDDELISEKPKTEVKENGHVITGEEKLESSTTKKVVVIQSTGEESEEEIEEEVEEEEQEEDGDVEVEEVVIVKKPPNKQSEENEDETENVENTVEVEENDKTKEEEPDQQEQEIEQEEEIEEEEENEDIKESVSNEEVVNVEKEIEVSNEEEQDKEEIVKEKEIENVTSEVHSLKKESKKEVEESYEDVEDLETKVEIRDKTSITPTEEETKIEIKIEKKPEEENKSKEKVDTSQEPVSEAMTTKEEHKKQEIEEEILHKTINSEPKVSFREPSIPFEKVEDIEIKPIGPAQEIIKKSHTEIITTTTDIPTGALSTQTEYNRIENFVTVNRTTKTLDHAYEQTQQTIPTLKTYFSPITDRVLATPQPISKPYQPVYTPEPPTERRHSLLLERLSVDRQVPTSDIYQNNYQSSQSYEQNQWSEEPQSEVLTVSNVKPSTITKNQQWYQQNTRENVISNTVTPTPVLPSQIWNQQNQVPSHNQIPTQPQHQTYTQQQYTPKPEFQSTYVENNSQNIYKSNINNAQSNIYPTYTAKPSWVSSTFDTKPVSNTASNQYSSLQKESTESYQKSTQQFNSSYVPPPWEQDSSYITENQSYYQPPPTVSYTPNINQNNQTWKPKPPPGKFSKPTPTAYIPPAPNQSFVKPVTVDDTSKISGRKTYYSEYERRYISVPESTYIPNETKLSAQPDPSPQYYYDNNEPTEFVEPQWRKELREFTEKASQTTTQTESTSIRPPWEEDPKYAASNEYPATVTPSWTQTLRPRSWRERSYEPEYVGSKEWPKTNTIGRGRPQSSYVKSNINTIQERPRGVSVDRYNPNNYQSPLPSEHPPVQSHTLNPTIHPKTYHNPSVPAYHGRASAEPREQTTAYPKQRMRVDTRAPPVQSRSFKYLQWITGTED